The following coding sequences lie in one Methanopyrus sp. SNP6 genomic window:
- the pyrE gene encoding orotate phosphoribosyltransferase encodes MDREGLAEMLLEVGALKFGDFVLSSGKRSDYYVDIKEACTHPKVLDALTDALLEVLPDGDVLAGPELGAVPLVSVLSVKARLPMAIVRKRKKEYGIGERIIGDVRGQEVVLVDDVATTGGSLLNALETIEEEGGEVRDAVVVVDRQEGAEEALKERGVRLSSVLTADDLRGLRDAESTARG; translated from the coding sequence ATGGATCGGGAGGGACTCGCCGAGATGTTGTTGGAGGTAGGGGCATTGAAGTTCGGGGATTTCGTGCTCTCCTCCGGTAAGCGAAGCGACTATTACGTGGATATCAAGGAGGCCTGCACACACCCGAAAGTTCTCGACGCGCTCACGGACGCCCTCCTCGAGGTCCTACCGGATGGAGATGTACTAGCTGGACCGGAGCTCGGAGCGGTTCCGCTGGTTTCGGTGCTCTCAGTGAAGGCCAGACTACCCATGGCGATAGTTCGGAAGCGGAAGAAGGAGTACGGAATCGGAGAGCGGATTATAGGGGACGTGAGGGGACAGGAGGTCGTACTCGTCGACGATGTCGCAACGACCGGGGGATCACTATTGAACGCCCTGGAAACCATCGAGGAGGAGGGGGGAGAGGTGCGGGACGCCGTAGTCGTGGTCGATCGACAGGAGGGTGCGGAAGAAGCGCTTAAAGAGCGGGGTGTGAGGCTCTCGAGCGTGCTGACGGCCGACGACCTGCGGGGGCTGCGGGATGCTGAAAGTACTGCTCGTGGGTAG
- a CDS encoding 7-cyano-7-deazaguanine synthase → MATTVVLCSGGLDSSVIAKWAVEELGGRVICLFVDYGQRNAPFERKAAERIAKAVGAEFETVGTFWLRRLCPDNPMFAGGLPREAGTEDLSANWLPARNWNLLGVTAALCDHLYLKGEDDEFHIVWGINAEEAERFPDNTKEFADAVAEALKRGLPSRPRLHSPLAELYKPGIVRLGSELGAPMDLSVSCYNPIWEDDTPVHCGECEACYHRKRAFERAGIEDPTEYSGVTSPPSRPSP, encoded by the coding sequence GTGGCCACGACCGTTGTGTTGTGTAGCGGCGGGCTGGACTCCTCGGTTATCGCCAAGTGGGCGGTAGAGGAGCTTGGAGGGCGCGTGATATGTCTTTTCGTTGACTACGGGCAGCGGAACGCACCCTTCGAGCGGAAGGCTGCGGAACGTATAGCTAAGGCGGTGGGGGCTGAGTTCGAAACTGTCGGCACGTTCTGGCTGAGGCGCCTCTGCCCGGATAACCCCATGTTCGCCGGTGGACTGCCGCGTGAGGCCGGGACCGAAGACCTCTCGGCGAACTGGCTCCCGGCGAGGAACTGGAACCTCCTGGGGGTCACGGCAGCGCTCTGTGACCATCTGTACCTCAAGGGGGAAGACGACGAGTTCCACATCGTTTGGGGTATCAACGCTGAGGAGGCTGAACGGTTTCCGGACAACACCAAGGAGTTCGCCGACGCCGTAGCCGAGGCGCTGAAGCGTGGACTGCCATCGCGGCCGCGGCTCCACAGTCCGTTGGCCGAGTTGTACAAGCCAGGTATAGTGCGTCTGGGCTCGGAGCTCGGTGCCCCTATGGACCTCTCCGTAAGTTGCTACAACCCGATCTGGGAGGACGACACGCCGGTGCACTGCGGAGAGTGTGAGGCGTGTTACCACCGTAAGCGGGCCTTCGAGAGGGCTGGGATCGAAGATCCCACAGAGTATTCTGGAGTGACCTCGCCTCCCTCGAGACCATCGCCCTGA
- the argF gene encoding ornithine carbamoyltransferase: MRLKRLNIDHLLSIMDLNQEGVETVLRVAEQFKERYLAGERVIPVLKGKTLGLIFEKPSTRTRVSFEVAMHQLGGQSFTYTKQELQLGRGEAIKDTAAVLSRYLDGVMIRAHRHEDIEEFARYSEVPVINGLSDLEHPCQALTDAFTIREKLGRGPHTVVFVGDGNNVCSSLALVCATLGWDFVHAVPEGYECPDRIWREAERRAEESGSEIRVVRDPKEAVREADVVYTDVWVSMGDEDEREKRLSVFRSYQVNEKLMSYAPEHAIVMHCMPIQRGYELTDDVADSERSVIYDQAENRLHVQKAILALLMG; encoded by the coding sequence GTGAGGTTGAAGCGCCTCAACATCGACCACTTACTCTCCATCATGGATTTAAATCAGGAGGGAGTCGAGACTGTTCTTCGCGTGGCCGAACAGTTCAAGGAGCGCTACCTAGCGGGCGAGAGGGTAATACCAGTACTGAAAGGCAAGACGCTCGGCCTAATCTTCGAGAAGCCTTCCACCCGCACCCGTGTCTCCTTCGAGGTGGCCATGCATCAGTTGGGCGGGCAGTCCTTCACGTACACGAAACAAGAGCTGCAGTTGGGTCGAGGCGAGGCTATCAAGGACACGGCGGCCGTGTTGAGCAGATACTTAGACGGAGTCATGATCCGAGCGCACCGCCACGAAGATATCGAGGAGTTCGCCAGGTACTCGGAAGTACCCGTCATCAACGGCCTGAGTGATCTCGAACACCCATGTCAAGCTCTTACGGACGCATTCACGATCCGGGAGAAGCTCGGTCGGGGTCCCCACACGGTGGTCTTCGTCGGAGACGGGAACAACGTCTGTTCGTCCTTGGCCCTCGTGTGTGCCACTTTGGGTTGGGATTTCGTGCACGCAGTGCCCGAAGGGTATGAGTGTCCGGACAGAATCTGGCGGGAAGCGGAGCGTCGCGCCGAGGAGTCGGGGTCGGAGATCCGGGTAGTTAGAGATCCTAAGGAAGCCGTACGCGAGGCCGATGTCGTGTACACCGACGTTTGGGTGAGCATGGGCGACGAAGACGAACGGGAGAAACGATTGTCTGTATTCCGATCGTACCAGGTCAACGAGAAACTGATGTCATACGCCCCCGAACACGCGATCGTAATGCACTGTATGCCCATACAACGTGGGTACGAGCTCACGGACGACGTGGCGGACTCGGAGCGGAGCGTTATCTACGACCAGGCCGAAAACCGATTGCACGTGCAGAAGGCTATCCTAGCTCTCCTCATGGGGTGA
- a CDS encoding class II glutamine amidotransferase — MACGIAGIVLPEPGPVGAILTEMLDALQHRGPDSAGYGLYLDVDTAVFVLELPAEDGEMEMLGEVERALEGRQLERVERIAEDASTRVYRLFVEGFSTGRQGQRELAEVVERIENSDITVLSAGHGFEILKDVGTAAEVSEQYGVEAIEGTHGIGHVRFSTESEVDRYHAHPFQSHMVPNMAVVHNGQITNYYTIREQLEIKGYQFKTNNDSECIVVYVADKLRDGYSLEEAMEEAIRDLDGPFCFIISTPNAIAVARDPLGLRPGVIGFGKDGAVAVASEEVALRRIFGDELEGIEQIEPGEYEVFEVGGRS; from the coding sequence TTGGCGTGCGGCATCGCCGGTATCGTGCTGCCCGAGCCGGGGCCCGTCGGCGCTATCCTTACGGAGATGCTGGACGCGCTGCAGCACCGGGGCCCCGACTCGGCAGGTTACGGTCTGTATTTGGACGTCGACACGGCGGTTTTCGTCCTCGAGCTGCCGGCCGAGGACGGGGAAATGGAGATGCTGGGTGAGGTCGAGCGAGCGCTGGAAGGGCGTCAACTGGAACGGGTAGAGCGGATCGCCGAAGACGCGAGTACACGGGTGTACCGACTGTTCGTGGAGGGATTCTCGACGGGACGACAGGGTCAGCGAGAGCTGGCGGAGGTAGTGGAGAGGATCGAGAACTCGGATATCACCGTATTGAGCGCGGGTCACGGCTTCGAGATCCTGAAGGACGTGGGTACGGCAGCAGAAGTCTCGGAGCAGTACGGGGTCGAGGCGATCGAAGGTACCCATGGGATCGGACATGTGAGGTTCTCGACGGAATCGGAGGTCGATAGATATCACGCTCACCCGTTTCAAAGTCACATGGTACCTAACATGGCAGTGGTTCATAATGGTCAAATCACCAACTACTACACGATCAGAGAGCAACTCGAAATTAAAGGATACCAGTTTAAGACCAACAACGACTCGGAGTGCATAGTGGTGTACGTAGCGGACAAGTTGCGGGATGGGTACTCGCTGGAGGAGGCGATGGAGGAGGCCATTCGTGACCTCGACGGGCCGTTCTGCTTTATTATCAGCACTCCGAACGCGATCGCGGTTGCGAGGGATCCGCTGGGGCTCCGTCCCGGTGTGATCGGATTCGGTAAGGACGGGGCCGTCGCCGTCGCCTCGGAGGAGGTCGCGCTGCGTCGGATCTTCGGCGACGAGCTCGAAGGTATCGAGCAGATCGAACCGGGCGAGTACGAGGTGTTCGAGGTGGGTGGCCGGAGTTGA
- a CDS encoding glycosyltransferase family 87 protein gives MTVFLLISSPVMMNWYDVHYFEEWYRVATSKGLLHVYPECEKVHYPPMAVVFYVITRDLIHNLGLDSNPWTFQFSLKVFLVIFYLLTCLVIIREFEWPIAQWGIISVPMGVVVWGYQFDTIIAFFLALTAICIHRGRPIAAGVSLALASSFKYVPGILVIPFTLILKEKYGSHPAMIFLLTSSITTALLWSPFILYDPEAFWKQAFLFHMLRLPQDLTPLNIPLLLTRWHVYPYHFTIGKLSGPLIILGFITLALWLWKRHEILQESIKISNLKYSIWGSAALFMLWFALTTKVGNPYYISWIYLWVFPFAVWLLPSWRVGFLNVAPFLLALSRLPAAVCNAPVFVPEDVRWYHALQLLNFSTPLAVEKARQLYLVAPNFMRLWYYHMHQVELVLVIAYTLVVTKTLLDLLRWMKDPKPADERPHDWAIHPMLLVFTLPTYIFALYIALPIG, from the coding sequence GTGACGGTCTTCCTCCTGATATCCTCCCCAGTGATGATGAACTGGTACGACGTCCACTATTTCGAGGAGTGGTACCGCGTCGCGACGTCTAAAGGCCTCCTACACGTATACCCGGAGTGCGAGAAAGTACACTACCCACCGATGGCCGTAGTCTTCTACGTAATCACGCGCGATCTTATCCATAACTTAGGTTTAGACTCTAACCCATGGACGTTCCAATTTTCTCTTAAGGTATTTTTAGTCATATTCTACTTACTTACATGTCTGGTAATAATTCGGGAGTTCGAGTGGCCGATAGCTCAGTGGGGAATCATATCAGTACCTATGGGTGTGGTCGTGTGGGGCTACCAGTTCGATACTATTATCGCGTTTTTCCTAGCACTTACTGCTATATGCATACACCGTGGTCGACCCATCGCCGCTGGAGTATCATTAGCTTTAGCTTCTAGTTTCAAGTATGTACCTGGAATACTCGTAATTCCATTCACTCTAATTCTCAAGGAAAAGTACGGTTCACACCCAGCAATGATATTTTTATTAACTTCCTCAATCACCACTGCATTACTTTGGTCACCCTTTATATTATACGATCCGGAAGCCTTTTGGAAACAAGCATTTCTGTTTCATATGCTTAGACTTCCTCAAGACCTCACTCCTCTAAACATTCCATTACTCCTAACTAGATGGCACGTGTACCCCTACCACTTCACCATAGGGAAGCTATCAGGGCCACTTATAATTCTCGGGTTTATAACCCTAGCTTTGTGGCTTTGGAAACGTCATGAAATCCTACAAGAATCCATTAAGATATCTAACTTAAAATACTCTATTTGGGGTTCTGCGGCCCTATTCATGTTATGGTTTGCCCTAACTACCAAAGTAGGAAACCCTTACTACATCTCCTGGATCTACTTATGGGTGTTCCCATTCGCCGTCTGGTTACTGCCATCATGGCGTGTCGGGTTCCTCAACGTCGCCCCGTTCCTCCTCGCACTTAGCAGACTTCCTGCCGCTGTATGTAACGCTCCCGTATTCGTACCTGAAGATGTGCGATGGTACCATGCACTTCAATTACTGAACTTTTCCACACCATTAGCTGTAGAGAAGGCTCGCCAGTTGTACCTAGTCGCACCCAATTTCATGCGATTATGGTACTATCATATGCATCAAGTGGAACTAGTATTAGTCATTGCATATACACTCGTGGTTACGAAGACGCTATTAGATCTACTGAGGTGGATGAAAGACCCGAAACCAGCCGACGAGCGTCCCCACGATTGGGCTATCCACCCGATGCTCCTCGTGTTCACTTTGCCCACATACATCTTCGCTCTCTACATCGCACTACCGATCGGCTAG
- the pdxT gene encoding pyridoxal 5'-phosphate synthase glutaminase subunit PdxT — protein MSDTWGSSDLKIAVVAVQGDVEEHESILKAAGERVGEDVEVVWARYPEDLEYVDAVVIPGGESTTIGRLMERHDLVKPLLELSESDTPILGTCAGMVLLAREVVPQAHPGAEVEIEQPLLGLMDVRVIRNAFGRQRESFEADVEIEGFEDRFRAVFIRAPAVDEVLSDDVKVLAEYGDHIVAVEQDHLLATAFHPELTDDPRLHAYFLEKV, from the coding sequence ATGTCGGACACCTGGGGGTCGTCCGATTTGAAGATAGCCGTCGTCGCCGTTCAGGGAGACGTAGAAGAGCACGAATCGATCCTGAAGGCGGCCGGTGAGCGAGTCGGCGAAGACGTCGAGGTGGTGTGGGCGAGGTACCCTGAAGATCTCGAGTACGTGGATGCCGTCGTGATTCCAGGAGGAGAGAGCACTACGATAGGACGTCTGATGGAGCGGCACGACCTGGTTAAGCCGCTGCTGGAGCTGTCGGAGTCGGATACTCCCATCTTAGGGACCTGCGCGGGGATGGTCCTCCTCGCGCGTGAGGTCGTTCCGCAAGCTCATCCAGGGGCTGAGGTGGAGATCGAGCAGCCTTTACTAGGTTTGATGGACGTTCGGGTGATCCGGAACGCGTTCGGCCGTCAGCGTGAATCGTTCGAAGCGGATGTCGAGATCGAGGGGTTCGAGGACAGGTTCCGTGCTGTCTTCATCCGGGCCCCCGCCGTGGACGAAGTTCTGTCCGACGACGTGAAAGTACTCGCGGAGTACGGGGATCACATCGTGGCAGTGGAGCAGGATCACCTGCTCGCCACGGCTTTCCACCCGGAGCTCACCGACGATCCGCGTCTTCACGCTTACTTCCTGGAGAAGGTGTGA
- the purD gene encoding phosphoribosylamine--glycine ligase, translating into MKVLLVGSGAREHAIAEALCGAPDEDVQLYAFMGNRNPGIIRLAEDYIVGDPTDVEAVARAAADWNVDFAVVGPEDPLAEGVADRLEEEGVPTFGPKRGPARIEWDKGFARELMEKYDIPGCPEFGIFEDPDEACDFIDELGKPVAVKPAGLTGGKGVKVVGDQLKNLDEAKEYVREIFEEDIGGIPKVIIEEKCVGEEYTIQAYTDGEKVIPTPAVQDHPHAYEGDKGPITGGMGSYSCPDGLLPFMTKEDYERSVEILERAVEAIKEETGEPYRGVLYGQFMLTSEGPVVIEFNCRYGDPEAMNILPIAEGDIVTLHASIAEGSMEGEVEFLEKATVCKYVVPEGYPESSEGEGDVIEVDEECIHRYDAIPYYASVNLDEDGKIRMTSSRALAIVGISDELDRAEEAAESAIRECVSGERIRHRSDIGRRETVEKRVRRMGRIRGE; encoded by the coding sequence CTGAAAGTACTGCTCGTGGGTAGCGGCGCCCGAGAACACGCGATCGCAGAGGCGCTTTGCGGAGCTCCGGACGAGGACGTACAGCTTTACGCGTTCATGGGGAACCGGAACCCGGGCATCATCCGATTGGCCGAAGACTACATCGTAGGAGATCCGACCGACGTAGAAGCGGTGGCTCGAGCCGCCGCGGACTGGAACGTGGACTTCGCAGTGGTGGGACCGGAGGACCCGCTGGCCGAGGGAGTGGCAGACCGCCTAGAGGAGGAAGGTGTCCCTACGTTCGGCCCAAAGCGGGGTCCGGCTCGGATCGAGTGGGATAAGGGCTTCGCGCGCGAGCTGATGGAGAAGTACGACATCCCGGGCTGTCCGGAGTTCGGGATATTCGAGGATCCAGATGAGGCTTGCGACTTCATCGACGAGCTCGGTAAACCCGTGGCCGTCAAGCCGGCGGGTCTAACCGGCGGTAAGGGAGTGAAGGTAGTCGGCGACCAGCTGAAGAACCTCGACGAGGCGAAGGAATACGTGAGGGAGATCTTCGAGGAAGATATCGGTGGGATCCCCAAGGTAATTATCGAGGAGAAGTGCGTGGGTGAGGAGTACACAATCCAGGCCTACACGGACGGGGAAAAGGTGATCCCCACACCGGCCGTACAGGATCATCCACACGCGTACGAGGGTGATAAGGGTCCTATCACCGGTGGAATGGGCTCGTACTCGTGTCCCGACGGTCTGTTGCCGTTCATGACCAAGGAGGATTACGAACGTTCCGTCGAGATCCTGGAACGCGCGGTCGAAGCGATCAAGGAGGAAACCGGTGAGCCGTACCGGGGGGTCCTGTACGGGCAGTTCATGCTGACCTCAGAAGGTCCCGTCGTCATCGAGTTCAACTGCCGGTACGGAGATCCCGAGGCCATGAACATCCTCCCGATCGCCGAAGGCGACATCGTAACACTTCACGCGTCGATCGCAGAAGGATCGATGGAGGGAGAGGTCGAGTTCCTCGAGAAGGCCACTGTGTGCAAGTACGTCGTACCCGAGGGGTACCCGGAGTCGTCGGAAGGGGAGGGAGACGTCATCGAGGTGGACGAGGAGTGCATCCATAGGTACGACGCGATCCCGTACTACGCCTCCGTGAACCTTGACGAGGACGGAAAGATCCGGATGACCTCCTCCCGCGCCCTGGCGATCGTGGGTATAAGCGATGAACTCGATCGGGCGGAAGAAGCCGCGGAGAGTGCGATCCGTGAGTGCGTGAGCGGGGAAAGGATTCGGCACCGGTCGGACATCGGGAGGCGTGAGACCGTCGAGAAGCGGGTGCGCCGTATGGGGCGAATCCGTGGGGAGTAG
- a CDS encoding GXGXG domain-containing protein — MKEKIIDCRDKEPRDINSALKTYAREYDRIVLENPGAKHYIAAGLTEEVEVIIKGSVGYYVGTMIHGPRILVEGNAGWYPGDNVTKGEIVIEGHAGDGVGQGMYGGTVVVRGDAGSRVGQIMKNGTVIVGGDVEIMIGMYMMGGTIIVLGDAGTYTGESMLRGEIYVLGEVEDLGKNAEAVDPDGKDIDRVWELVRAYDFDVTRDDLKALTKIVPRSKRPFYGPEEMEEG; from the coding sequence TTGAAGGAGAAAATTATCGACTGTCGCGACAAGGAACCCCGAGACATCAACAGTGCGCTGAAAACCTACGCTCGAGAGTACGACCGGATCGTGCTCGAGAACCCCGGCGCCAAGCACTACATCGCGGCCGGACTGACCGAGGAGGTCGAGGTGATCATCAAAGGAAGTGTCGGCTATTACGTGGGCACGATGATCCACGGGCCGCGGATCCTCGTCGAGGGGAACGCGGGTTGGTACCCGGGCGATAACGTCACGAAGGGAGAGATCGTGATCGAGGGTCACGCGGGTGACGGAGTAGGTCAAGGAATGTACGGTGGTACCGTCGTCGTCCGTGGCGACGCAGGTTCACGAGTTGGTCAGATAATGAAGAACGGGACGGTGATCGTGGGCGGCGATGTGGAGATCATGATAGGCATGTACATGATGGGCGGAACGATCATCGTACTGGGCGACGCCGGTACGTACACCGGAGAGAGCATGCTCCGCGGCGAGATCTATGTGTTGGGTGAGGTCGAGGATCTGGGTAAGAACGCCGAAGCCGTCGATCCCGACGGCAAGGATATCGATCGCGTCTGGGAGCTCGTCCGCGCGTACGACTTCGACGTGACCCGTGACGACTTAAAAGCGTTGACGAAGATAGTACCCAGGTCGAAGCGCCCGTTCTACGGCCCCGAAGAGATGGAGGAGGGGTAA
- a CDS encoding CDP-2,3-bis-(O-geranylgeranyl)-sn-glycerol synthase, producing the protein MGSGAWLELGKGLWFILPAYIANLSACLFGGGRPLDFGKKLSDGRRLLGGGVTIRGFIVGVLAGAVVGLGEGLVVGDPWKAGDGFILGLGAMVGDAVGSFVKRRIGLERGAPAPVLDQLDFFAGAVLLYYLVYRWHPPGWVLVSLAILTLALHWLTNVIGYLLKLKEVPW; encoded by the coding sequence GCATGGTTGGAACTCGGAAAGGGTCTCTGGTTCATCCTACCGGCGTACATCGCGAACTTGAGCGCGTGCCTTTTCGGCGGTGGAAGACCGCTCGATTTCGGTAAAAAGCTTTCCGACGGACGCCGACTGCTGGGTGGTGGTGTAACGATCCGTGGCTTTATCGTGGGCGTCTTGGCGGGAGCTGTGGTGGGACTCGGAGAAGGGCTCGTGGTTGGGGACCCTTGGAAGGCCGGTGATGGGTTTATCCTAGGACTCGGTGCAATGGTCGGCGACGCGGTAGGCAGCTTCGTGAAGCGCAGGATCGGGCTCGAACGCGGGGCACCGGCTCCAGTTCTCGATCAGCTCGACTTCTTCGCTGGGGCGGTGCTACTATACTACCTGGTGTACCGGTGGCACCCACCGGGTTGGGTACTGGTCAGTCTGGCTATCCTGACCCTGGCACTCCACTGGCTGACCAACGTCATCGGATACCTCCTGAAGCTGAAGGAGGTGCCGTGGTGA
- a CDS encoding class I SAM-dependent rRNA methyltransferase: protein MVVDKHARDAIRSGALSVFAPAVRRVRGRFRPGDVVKIETATGDFLGYAFAQTSDRDVRRGRAPGIVARIFDRKGEYPERSPDEIVLERIESRYRFRKQWKIDVHRNHMRVVFSEADDVPGLILDKFNDIAVFQTTCPAIERIILRNAAELLEVLDVDTLYEKNDSRKRRQLGMGVRKRVVSGEERVETVVEEYGVRFAVNVEEGQKTGFYIDQVENRAKVQELVDGGRVLDTFTYVGGFAIHAAVGGAEEVIGIDKFDRVVQAAYRNADINDVRDRVKFLVGDAFALLEKFERQGEKFDVVVLDPPAFVTSKEHLNRGRRAYFDVNYKALGLVRDGGLFVTCSCSHFLEPSDFVRLVNEAAARRGVKLRMLGPLRGQPPCHPIVPGNPDTRYLKAMFCVVEH from the coding sequence ATAGTAGTCGACAAGCATGCCCGGGACGCGATTCGGTCGGGAGCCCTCTCGGTTTTCGCGCCGGCCGTTCGGAGAGTCAGGGGACGGTTCCGACCCGGTGATGTGGTGAAGATCGAAACCGCGACCGGCGACTTCCTGGGCTACGCCTTCGCCCAGACTTCGGACCGCGACGTGCGTAGGGGTCGGGCCCCGGGCATCGTGGCTAGGATCTTCGATCGGAAGGGAGAGTATCCAGAACGCTCACCGGACGAGATCGTGCTGGAGCGTATCGAGAGCAGATATCGGTTCAGGAAGCAGTGGAAGATCGACGTGCATAGGAACCACATGAGAGTGGTGTTCTCGGAAGCCGACGATGTTCCCGGCCTCATCCTGGACAAGTTCAACGATATCGCAGTGTTTCAAACCACGTGTCCGGCCATCGAGAGGATTATCCTGAGGAATGCGGCCGAACTGCTGGAGGTATTGGATGTGGACACGCTCTACGAGAAGAACGATTCGAGAAAGCGGCGACAATTGGGTATGGGGGTGCGAAAGAGAGTGGTGTCCGGAGAGGAGCGGGTCGAGACCGTCGTGGAAGAGTACGGGGTGCGCTTCGCGGTCAACGTCGAGGAGGGTCAGAAGACGGGGTTCTACATCGACCAGGTGGAGAACCGCGCGAAGGTGCAGGAGCTGGTGGATGGAGGCAGGGTCCTCGACACCTTCACGTACGTGGGTGGGTTCGCGATTCACGCGGCGGTAGGTGGCGCTGAGGAGGTAATAGGTATCGACAAGTTTGACAGGGTGGTCCAGGCCGCGTACCGTAACGCCGATATCAACGATGTCCGGGACCGCGTGAAGTTCCTCGTAGGGGACGCGTTCGCCCTGCTCGAGAAATTCGAGCGGCAGGGGGAGAAGTTCGACGTCGTGGTCTTGGATCCGCCGGCGTTCGTCACGTCCAAGGAGCACCTGAACAGAGGACGTAGGGCGTACTTCGACGTGAATTACAAGGCCTTGGGGTTGGTCCGGGACGGTGGCCTCTTCGTGACCTGCTCGTGCAGCCACTTCTTAGAACCCTCCGACTTCGTGAGACTGGTTAACGAGGCGGCGGCCCGGCGAGGTGTGAAGCTCAGGATGCTCGGTCCGCTGCGAGGCCAACCCCCATGCCATCCGATAGTGCCAGGGAACCCCGACACCAGGTACCTCAAGGCAATGTTCTGTGTAGTAGAGCACTAG
- a CDS encoding malate dehydrogenase has product MSKVAVIGATGRVGSTAAARLALLDCVNEVALIARPKSVDKLRGLRRDILDSLAAAQKDAEIIIGCERDDYVDADVIVMTAGIPRKPGQTRLDLTKDNVAIIKKYLENVAEENPEAIVLVVTNPVDVLTYVALKVSGLPKNRVIGLGTHLDSMRFKVLIAKHFNVHMSEVHTRIIGEHGDTMVPVISSTSVGGIPVTRMPEWEDFDVEEAVREVKESGQRIIETWGGSQFGPAQAITNLVRTILQDERRVLTVSAYLDGEIDGIRDVCIGVPARLGREGVLEIVPIELEEDEMEAFRRSVKVVKEATKEAMEMISEG; this is encoded by the coding sequence GTGTCTAAAGTGGCAGTGATCGGTGCGACCGGACGTGTCGGTTCGACCGCGGCCGCCCGCCTCGCGTTACTGGACTGCGTAAACGAGGTCGCCCTCATCGCTAGACCTAAAAGCGTAGATAAGCTGCGCGGACTCCGGCGAGATATCCTGGACTCGTTAGCGGCCGCACAAAAAGACGCCGAAATCATCATCGGGTGCGAGCGCGACGACTACGTCGATGCGGACGTCATCGTGATGACGGCAGGAATCCCGAGGAAGCCCGGCCAGACCCGTCTCGACCTCACCAAGGACAACGTCGCGATCATCAAGAAGTACCTGGAAAATGTCGCAGAGGAGAATCCAGAAGCGATAGTGCTCGTGGTTACGAACCCCGTCGACGTGCTCACTTATGTAGCTCTGAAGGTTTCCGGGCTACCCAAGAATCGCGTGATAGGCCTCGGTACTCACCTTGACTCTATGCGGTTCAAAGTCCTCATCGCCAAGCACTTCAACGTGCATATGAGTGAGGTGCACACCCGCATAATCGGTGAGCACGGCGACACCATGGTACCGGTAATCAGTTCTACGAGTGTCGGGGGTATTCCGGTTACTAGGATGCCGGAGTGGGAGGATTTCGATGTGGAAGAGGCCGTGAGAGAGGTGAAGGAGTCTGGTCAGCGCATCATCGAGACCTGGGGAGGATCACAGTTCGGGCCGGCACAGGCGATCACCAACCTCGTCCGGACGATACTGCAGGACGAACGCCGCGTGCTGACGGTCTCCGCGTACCTGGATGGGGAGATCGACGGCATTCGCGACGTCTGCATCGGGGTCCCAGCCAGACTGGGCCGGGAGGGTGTCCTAGAGATAGTACCAATAGAGCTCGAAGAGGACGAGATGGAAGCGTTCAGACGGTCGGTTAAAGTCGTCAAGGAGGCCACGAAAGAAGCGATGGAAATGATTTCTGAAGGATAA